The following coding sequences are from one Megamonas funiformis window:
- a CDS encoding NUDIX domain-containing protein, with protein sequence MYEDLIEEKVSSEDIFDGVLLHVKRDYVKLPNGNKAVREWIKHQGASAVIPVLPNGNIILVRQYRYPIGKVTLEIPAGKLDSVDEDPLICAKRELSEETGYTANKYTQIHKLATTVGFSNEWIYIYLAQDLVKGKQHTDDDEFINLVEMPLSEAVDLVNKGEIFDAKSVVAILMAEKLCKQ encoded by the coding sequence ATGTATGAAGATTTAATTGAAGAAAAAGTTTCTTCCGAAGATATTTTTGATGGGGTATTACTTCATGTAAAGCGTGATTATGTAAAATTACCAAATGGTAATAAAGCTGTTCGTGAATGGATAAAACATCAAGGTGCTTCTGCTGTTATTCCTGTATTGCCAAATGGTAATATTATTTTAGTGCGTCAATATCGTTATCCTATCGGCAAAGTAACTTTAGAAATTCCTGCTGGCAAATTAGATAGTGTAGATGAAGACCCATTAATTTGTGCTAAACGTGAATTATCTGAAGAAACAGGTTATACTGCTAATAAATACACACAAATTCATAAATTAGCTACTACTGTTGGTTTTTCTAATGAATGGATTTATATTTATTTAGCACAAGATTTAGTAAAAGGTAAACAACATACTGATGATGATGAATTTATAAATCTAGTAGAAATGCCACTAAGCGAAGCTGTCGATTTAGTTAATAAAGGTGAAATTTTTGATGCTAAATCTGTTGTTGCTATTTTAATGGCAGAAAAATTGTGCAAACAATAA
- a CDS encoding peptidase U32 family protein, protein MQNTIKKPELLAPAGNLEKLKMAILYGADAVYLGGKRFGLRAYGGNFSKEEMIEGVKFAHERGRKVYVTANIFPHNNDINEILPYLQELVEVGVDAVLVSDIGLFMLIKNEVPNLEVHISTQANNTNWRAVKAWQDLGAERVVLARELSFAEIKEIREKTDVELEMFVHGAMCISYSGRCLISNYLTGRDSNRGACTQPCRWKYNLTEEKRPGQFFPVTEDENGTYFFNSKDMCLLPYLKDIIECGVDSLKIEGRMKSIHYVASVVSAYRHAIDSYFENPEEFTIKQEWIDELNKVSHREYTSGFSYHKTSCDDQIYNTTSYEHTSDFVGLVLDYDEETKIATIQQRNHLTVGQEIEFFQPDAPLFKQTITEMFNDEGISIEVAPHPQQIITMKMDKPVVPYTILRRDVVAEEN, encoded by the coding sequence ATGCAAAATACAATAAAAAAACCTGAATTATTAGCACCAGCAGGAAATTTAGAAAAATTGAAAATGGCTATTTTATATGGAGCAGATGCTGTATATCTTGGCGGAAAACGCTTTGGGCTTCGTGCTTATGGCGGTAATTTTTCTAAAGAAGAAATGATTGAAGGCGTCAAATTTGCTCATGAACGTGGTAGAAAAGTTTATGTAACAGCAAATATTTTTCCGCATAATAATGATATAAATGAGATTTTACCATATCTACAAGAATTGGTAGAAGTTGGTGTTGATGCTGTTTTAGTATCTGATATCGGTTTATTCATGCTCATTAAAAATGAAGTGCCAAATCTTGAAGTTCATATCAGTACACAGGCTAATAATACAAACTGGAGAGCTGTTAAAGCATGGCAAGATTTAGGAGCAGAACGTGTTGTATTAGCTCGTGAACTTTCTTTTGCTGAGATAAAAGAAATTCGTGAAAAAACTGATGTGGAATTAGAAATGTTTGTACATGGTGCAATGTGTATTTCTTATTCTGGTCGTTGCTTAATCAGTAATTATTTAACAGGTAGAGATTCTAATCGTGGAGCATGTACTCAACCTTGCCGTTGGAAATATAATTTAACTGAAGAAAAACGTCCTGGTCAATTTTTCCCTGTAACTGAAGATGAAAATGGAACATATTTCTTTAATTCTAAAGATATGTGTTTACTTCCTTATCTAAAAGATATCATCGAATGTGGTGTAGATAGCTTAAAAATTGAAGGTCGCATGAAATCTATTCATTATGTAGCTAGTGTAGTAAGTGCATACCGTCATGCTATCGATAGTTATTTTGAAAATCCAGAAGAATTCACGATTAAACAAGAATGGATAGATGAATTAAATAAAGTTTCTCATCGTGAATATACAAGTGGTTTCTCTTATCATAAAACTTCTTGTGATGATCAAATTTACAACACAACATCTTATGAACATACATCTGATTTTGTAGGCTTAGTACTTGATTATGATGAAGAAACTAAAATTGCTACTATACAGCAACGTAATCATTTAACAGTTGGACAAGAAATAGAATTCTTCCAGCCTGATGCACCTTTATTTAAACAAACTATTACAGAAATGTTTAATGATGAAGGTATTTCCATAGAAGTAGCACCACATCCACAACAGATTATTACTATGAAAATGGATAAACCTGTTGTGCCATATACAATTTTAAGACGTGATGTAGTTGCTGAAGAAAATTAA
- the fabV gene encoding enoyl-ACP reductase FabV: MIIKPRVKDFICLTSHPEGCKENVRRQIEYVKSQPKVELGKRVLVLGASTGYGLASRICATYASGASTIGVIFDKPAHGKRTATAGWYNTAAFEEFAKNDGYYAKTINGDAFSQTIKEKTIELIKKDLGKIDMVVYSLAAPRRTTDDGTMYSSVLKTVDEPFTAKTLNLKTNELTEATLPPATPEEVEATIKVMGGEDWADWMHALKDADVLTENACTVAYSYIGSKITYPIYYEGTIGAAKQHLYKTADALRQEGFNAIISVNKALVTQSSSAIPIVPLYVAVMYRVMKDKNVHEGTIEQMYRLWHEYLSQPQPKVDDEHRIRIDDLEMRDDVQNTIFEYWDKVTTENLTQYADVDGYWNDFYNLFGFGFDNVDYDADVNPEVNLDLVE, translated from the coding sequence ATGATTATCAAGCCAAGAGTAAAAGATTTTATCTGTTTAACTTCTCACCCTGAAGGCTGTAAAGAAAATGTACGCCGTCAAATCGAATATGTAAAAAGTCAGCCAAAGGTTGAACTTGGTAAACGTGTATTAGTATTAGGTGCTTCTACAGGTTATGGCTTAGCATCTCGTATTTGTGCAACATACGCGAGCGGTGCTTCTACAATTGGAGTTATTTTTGATAAACCAGCACATGGTAAAAGAACTGCAACTGCTGGTTGGTATAATACAGCTGCTTTTGAAGAATTTGCAAAAAATGATGGCTATTATGCTAAAACAATAAATGGTGATGCTTTCTCTCAAACTATTAAAGAAAAAACTATTGAACTTATAAAAAAAGATTTAGGCAAAATTGATATGGTCGTTTATTCCTTAGCTGCTCCTCGTCGTACAACAGATGATGGAACTATGTATTCTTCCGTATTAAAAACTGTTGATGAACCTTTCACTGCTAAGACTTTAAATTTAAAAACAAATGAATTAACTGAAGCTACTTTACCTCCTGCTACTCCTGAAGAAGTAGAAGCTACTATTAAAGTTATGGGTGGCGAAGATTGGGCTGATTGGATGCATGCTTTAAAAGATGCTGATGTTTTAACTGAAAATGCTTGCACTGTAGCATATTCTTATATTGGTTCTAAGATTACATACCCAATATATTATGAAGGTACTATCGGTGCTGCTAAACAACATCTTTATAAAACAGCTGATGCTTTACGTCAAGAAGGTTTTAATGCTATTATCTCTGTAAATAAAGCTTTAGTTACACAGTCTAGTTCTGCTATTCCTATTGTTCCTTTATATGTGGCGGTTATGTATCGTGTAATGAAAGATAAAAATGTTCATGAAGGTACTATCGAACAAATGTATCGTTTATGGCATGAATACCTCTCTCAACCACAACCAAAAGTAGATGATGAACACCGTATTCGCATTGATGATTTAGAAATGAGAGACGATGTACAAAATACTATTTTTGAATACTGGGATAAAGTAACTACTGAAAACTTAACTCAATATGCTGATGTAGATGGTTATTGGAATGACTTCTACAATCTCTTTGGCTTTGGTTTTGATAATGTAGATTATGATGCTGATGTAAATCCAGAAGTAAATCTTGATTTAGTTGAATAA
- a CDS encoding winged helix-turn-helix transcriptional regulator, with translation MLKTKNLPQCPVETTLMLIGDKWKVLILRDLASGTKRFGELKKSLGNISQKVLTTQLRDMEKNGLIYRTVYAEVPPRVEYTLTETGISLKPILEAMKTWGEAYQMKLSQ, from the coding sequence ATGCTAAAAACAAAAAATTTACCCCAATGTCCTGTAGAAACAACACTTATGTTAATAGGTGATAAATGGAAAGTATTAATTTTACGTGATTTGGCTTCGGGAACAAAAAGATTTGGTGAATTAAAAAAATCTCTAGGAAATATTTCTCAAAAAGTGTTAACAACTCAATTAAGAGATATGGAAAAAAACGGTCTTATTTATCGAACAGTATATGCTGAAGTTCCTCCGCGTGTTGAATACACTTTAACCGAAACAGGTATTAGTTTAAAACCTATTCTAGAAGCAATGAAAACTTGGGGCGAAGCTTATCAAATGAAACTATCTCAATAA
- a CDS encoding O-methyltransferase — MEALFKQMEDFAKENKVPIINENGRKVFIEIIKKYKPQRVLEIGTAIGYSALLTTYYGAENAKIISLELDEERAKQAQDFINQSAYREQIKIILGDAAKNIEKLDKNYKFDMVFIDAAKGQYPDYLQKVLPLLADDGIILADNVLFRGYVMSEEKPPRRYKTIVKRLREYIAMVSDTDKFTTEIFENGDGLALTKRLKTN, encoded by the coding sequence GTGGAAGCTTTATTTAAGCAAATGGAAGATTTTGCGAAAGAAAATAAAGTACCAATTATCAATGAAAATGGTAGAAAGGTTTTTATTGAGATAATAAAAAAATATAAGCCACAAAGAGTTTTGGAAATTGGTACTGCGATAGGTTATTCTGCATTATTAACTACTTATTATGGTGCAGAAAATGCAAAGATTATTTCTTTGGAATTAGATGAAGAACGCGCAAAACAGGCTCAAGATTTTATAAATCAATCTGCATATAGAGAACAGATTAAAATTATTTTAGGTGATGCCGCTAAAAATATAGAAAAACTAGATAAAAATTATAAATTTGATATGGTTTTTATCGATGCAGCGAAAGGACAATATCCTGATTATTTGCAGAAAGTATTACCATTATTAGCTGATGATGGCATTATTTTAGCTGATAATGTATTATTTCGCGGTTATGTAATGAGTGAAGAAAAGCCACCTCGCCGATATAAGACGATTGTAAAAAGATTGCGTGAATATATTGCTATGGTAAGTGATACAGATAAATTTACAACAGAGATTTTTGAAAATGGCGATGGTTTGGCTTTAACTAAAAGATTGAAAACTAATTAA
- a CDS encoding DUF805 domain-containing protein, whose amino-acid sequence MNLEEKYFSTEGRLNRKPFIYYIIFLIVISLAFIGIITLLGLASALSIAILGENVNDLNVLSQIEVIPILLILVASLILIILFLPLNFLMIRRLHDLNFSGWWIIFPIVFPFGYFIFILYLILAKGTNGPNKYGENPLELTKSSNV is encoded by the coding sequence ATGAATTTAGAAGAAAAATATTTCTCTACAGAAGGTAGATTAAATCGAAAGCCATTTATTTATTATATAATCTTTTTGATTGTCATATCATTGGCTTTTATAGGGATTATTACTTTATTAGGTTTAGCTAGTGCATTATCTATTGCTATTTTAGGCGAAAATGTAAATGATTTAAATGTTTTATCACAAATAGAAGTAATTCCTATTTTACTTATTTTAGTAGCTTCTTTAATCTTAATAATATTATTTTTACCACTTAATTTTTTGATGATACGACGTTTGCACGATTTGAATTTTAGTGGTTGGTGGATAATATTTCCTATCGTTTTCCCTTTTGGTTATTTCATTTTTATTTTGTATTTGATTCTGGCTAAAGGAACAAATGGTCCAAATAAATATGGTGAAAATCCTTTAGAATTAACAAAAAGCAGTAATGTTTAA
- the nikC gene encoding nickel transporter permease has protein sequence MIKFIKNNKLFSVYTFLVFLVILIAILAPIIATHDPYESNMTNVLQMPSGEHILGTDKLGRDTFSRIIYGTQTSLFMTICLVILTATIGSLVGILSGYFGGKVEIVLMRLADIMLSFPGVILAIAIAGILGGSIINTIFALVIVSWAKYARLVRSLVIRLRNNDFIIAAKVNGTTTINILWRHILPNILPMIVITGAMDIGTMMMEIAGLSFLGFGAQPPTPEWGLMLNEGRQYIQTAPWLMIYPGLAIFIVVAIFNLWGDSLRDILDPRQD, from the coding sequence ATGATTAAATTTATAAAGAATAATAAATTATTTTCTGTATATACATTTTTGGTTTTTTTAGTAATTCTAATTGCTATATTAGCACCTATTATTGCTACGCATGACCCTTATGAATCGAATATGACCAATGTATTGCAGATGCCAAGCGGTGAACATATTTTAGGTACTGATAAATTAGGTAGAGATACCTTTTCCAGAATAATTTATGGTACACAAACTTCATTATTTATGACTATTTGTTTAGTTATATTAACGGCTACTATTGGTTCTTTAGTTGGTATTTTATCAGGTTATTTTGGTGGTAAAGTAGAAATTGTATTGATGCGTTTAGCTGATATTATGTTGTCTTTCCCAGGTGTAATTTTAGCAATTGCTATTGCTGGTATTTTAGGTGGAAGTATTATAAATACAATTTTTGCTTTAGTAATAGTAAGTTGGGCAAAATATGCTCGTCTAGTTCGTAGTTTAGTCATAAGATTACGTAATAATGATTTTATCATAGCTGCTAAAGTAAATGGTACAACAACTATTAATATTTTATGGCGCCACATATTACCAAATATATTGCCAATGATTGTAATAACAGGTGCAATGGATATTGGGACTATGATGATGGAAATAGCGGGTCTATCTTTTTTAGGTTTTGGTGCTCAACCACCTACACCAGAATGGGGATTAATGCTCAATGAAGGTCGACAATATATACAAACTGCCCCATGGCTGATGATTTATCCAGGGTTAGCTATTTTTATAGTAGTAGCTATATTTAATCTTTGGGGAGATAGTTTACGTGATATCTTAGACCCTAGACAAGATTGA
- a CDS encoding segregation and condensation protein A, translating into MQQEQYKVHLESFEGPLDLLLHLIEKNRIDIYDIPIALLTEQYMDYLAKFKKFNIEVASEFLVMAATLLQIKSKILLPDTKVEEINEDDTDEVDPRKELVERLLEYRRYKEVSSILGKMADEAGKRFFREASNLPTKHLPPKGLDVKLLWQAFQNVLESQIENEPLVANVAREKYTIEDKIISLLALLKQHGGNICFNTVFQYSEHKISKSELITTFLAMLELIKIKRITVYQTSIFSPIYLKINDEIESSDNDIIVDNTESN; encoded by the coding sequence ATGCAACAAGAACAATATAAGGTACATTTAGAATCCTTTGAAGGGCCATTAGATTTATTATTGCATTTAATTGAAAAAAATCGTATTGATATTTATGATATTCCTATTGCTCTATTGACGGAACAATATATGGATTATCTTGCTAAATTTAAAAAGTTTAATATTGAAGTAGCTAGTGAGTTTTTAGTCATGGCAGCTACATTATTACAAATCAAATCCAAAATTTTATTACCTGATACCAAGGTAGAAGAAATAAATGAAGATGATACTGATGAAGTTGACCCACGAAAAGAATTAGTCGAACGATTATTAGAATATCGTCGTTATAAAGAAGTCAGCAGTATTTTAGGTAAAATGGCAGATGAAGCTGGCAAAAGATTTTTTCGTGAAGCTTCTAATCTACCGACAAAACATTTGCCACCTAAAGGGCTTGATGTAAAACTTTTGTGGCAAGCTTTTCAAAATGTGCTAGAAAGCCAAATTGAAAACGAACCTCTTGTAGCCAATGTTGCTCGAGAAAAATATACTATTGAAGATAAAATCATCTCTTTATTGGCTTTGCTTAAACAACATGGCGGAAATATTTGTTTTAACACTGTATTTCAATATAGTGAGCATAAGATTTCTAAATCTGAGTTAATCACCACTTTTTTAGCTATGTTAGAATTAATTAAAATAAAGAGAATAACTGTATATCAGACAAGTATATTTTCACCTATTTATTTAAAAATCAATGATGAAATCGAATCTTCTGATAACGATATCATTGTTGATAATACTGAAAGTAATTAA
- the nikB gene encoding nickel ABC transporter permease: MKRLINRLIQLVITLIGVSFLTFCLTYLSPGDPAAMVLEASDTIVSQEIIEQTREEMGLNDPFLVQYGNWLLGVAQGDMGISYSGKKPVIDKLMEGFAGTVLLALTTIILIIIISIPLGIFSATHRNRIPDFLVRIFSFIGVSMPSFWVGLILLYIFGLKLGLFPIATASVTPSGLVLPALTLAIYQSAKYTRQVRTVILDELHQDYVIGARARGLSEKAILWKHILPNAILPLITLLGMSIGWLLGGVAVIETVFAWPGMGRMAVYAITMRDYPLIEGFVLWISIVYTVINFLVDLSYTYLDPRLKKGDSR, from the coding sequence TTGAAACGATTAATAAATCGTTTAATTCAATTAGTAATTACATTAATTGGTGTTAGTTTTTTAACATTTTGTTTAACTTATTTATCACCTGGTGATCCAGCAGCCATGGTTTTAGAGGCTTCAGATACTATTGTTTCTCAAGAAATAATAGAGCAAACTCGTGAAGAAATGGGACTTAATGATCCATTTCTTGTACAATATGGCAATTGGCTTTTAGGTGTAGCACAAGGCGATATGGGAATTTCTTATTCAGGAAAAAAACCTGTAATAGATAAGTTAATGGAAGGTTTTGCAGGGACTGTTTTATTAGCTTTGACTACAATTATTTTAATTATAATTATTTCCATTCCTTTGGGAATTTTTTCCGCTACACATCGCAATAGAATTCCTGACTTTTTAGTGAGAATCTTTTCTTTTATTGGTGTATCTATGCCAAGTTTTTGGGTAGGATTGATTTTATTATATATTTTTGGCTTAAAATTGGGATTATTTCCTATAGCTACTGCTAGTGTAACACCAAGTGGATTAGTGTTACCAGCACTTACTTTAGCTATCTATCAATCGGCAAAATATACTAGGCAAGTGCGTACTGTTATTTTAGATGAATTACATCAAGATTATGTAATAGGTGCTAGAGCTAGAGGATTGTCTGAAAAAGCTATTTTATGGAAACATATTTTGCCTAATGCAATTTTACCTTTAATAACTTTGTTAGGTATGTCCATTGGTTGGTTATTAGGTGGTGTTGCTGTTATTGAAACAGTTTTTGCTTGGCCAGGTATGGGGAGAATGGCAGTGTATGCTATTACTATGCGTGATTATCCATTAATCGAAGGATTTGTTTTATGGATTTCTATTGTGTATACAGTAATTAATTTTTTAGTAGATTTATCGTATACATATCTTGATCCTAGGCTGAAAAAAGGAGATTCAAGATGA
- a CDS encoding pyridoxamine 5'-phosphate oxidase family protein gives MKKVIEFLQQNPVQYLATVGRDGKAKCRPFMFVLAKDNKL, from the coding sequence ATGAAAAAAGTAATTGAATTTTTACAACAAAATCCTGTACAATATCTTGCCACAGTTGGTAGAGACGGCAAAGCAAAATGTAGACCATTTATGTTTGTTTTAGCAAAAGATAATAAACTTTGA
- a CDS encoding thiamine diphosphokinase, translating into MNNILELPQLIAKFSYELPKNQTVLISGGNPPDVQWLKSICENKNIFCADHGIDICKEADIKPLQLIGDGDSATSEAWQWAVDNDVTITKVPTKKDVTDTQLALQIIDDKYPASTVILTGAWGGRFDHAFSTIFSFNGMLNKNFCGCIADEKEILFFLHNEEHLTLNLKQTPKAISLLPLGGTCSGVSINGVYWPLDQVMLNNNLPYAVSNEVNNKENTIWISQKQGILGVYLYFE; encoded by the coding sequence ATGAATAATATCTTAGAACTTCCTCAACTAATAGCAAAATTTAGTTATGAATTACCTAAAAATCAAACAGTACTAATAAGTGGAGGTAATCCACCTGATGTACAGTGGTTAAAATCCATCTGTGAAAATAAAAATATTTTTTGTGCTGACCATGGCATAGATATATGTAAAGAAGCTGATATCAAACCACTTCAATTAATTGGTGATGGTGATAGTGCTACTTCTGAAGCATGGCAATGGGCTGTAGATAATGATGTTACTATAACAAAAGTTCCTACAAAAAAAGATGTTACTGATACGCAATTAGCACTTCAAATAATTGATGATAAATATCCAGCTTCAACTGTCATTTTAACAGGTGCATGGGGCGGACGTTTTGACCATGCTTTTAGCACTATATTTAGTTTTAATGGCATGTTAAATAAAAATTTTTGTGGTTGTATTGCTGATGAAAAAGAAATTTTATTCTTTTTACATAATGAAGAACATCTAACCCTAAATCTCAAACAAACACCAAAAGCCATCTCACTACTTCCTTTAGGTGGCACTTGTAGCGGTGTTAGCATCAATGGTGTATATTGGCCACTTGACCAAGTCATGCTCAATAATAATTTACCTTATGCTGTAAGTAATGAAGTAAATAATAAAGAAAATACCATCTGGATATCCCAAAAACAAGGTATATTAGGTGTATATCTATACTTTGAATAA
- a CDS encoding site-2 protease family protein — protein sequence MFGFGPDMIYAIPGLLIALTVHEYAHAKVADNLGDFTPRMNGRLTLNPVAHIDPIGLIMLFFAQIGWAKPVPINLNNFDDWRKGEMQVSLAGPLANLITAFVASIFFALCFKYSFAPHWLVMVLQLIIIYNVNFAIFNLVPIPPLDGSKILSSLLPGRLAYKYQSSVINRYSFFILIALVFTGILGFIIHPISNFIISILNLIISIII from the coding sequence ATGTTTGGTTTTGGTCCAGATATGATTTATGCAATCCCAGGTTTATTGATTGCATTGACTGTTCATGAATATGCTCATGCTAAGGTTGCTGATAATTTAGGAGATTTCACTCCTCGTATGAATGGCAGATTAACTTTAAATCCTGTAGCTCATATTGACCCTATTGGATTGATTATGTTATTTTTTGCTCAAATAGGTTGGGCAAAGCCTGTACCAATTAATTTAAATAATTTTGATGATTGGCGTAAAGGTGAAATGCAAGTTTCCTTAGCAGGTCCATTAGCTAATTTAATCACAGCTTTTGTAGCTTCAATATTTTTTGCTCTTTGTTTTAAATATAGTTTTGCTCCTCATTGGCTTGTTATGGTATTACAATTAATTATTATTTATAATGTAAATTTCGCTATTTTTAATTTAGTACCTATTCCACCACTTGATGGTTCTAAAATCTTATCTTCTCTATTACCAGGTAGATTAGCTTATAAATATCAATCATCTGTAATTAATCGTTATAGCTTTTTTATTCTAATCGCTCTTGTTTTTACTGGAATATTGGGTTTTATTATTCACCCTATCAGTAACTTTATTATAAGCATTTTAAATCTTATTATCTCTATTATTATTTAA
- a CDS encoding DUF805 domain-containing protein codes for MKNASLEERFLSTKGRINRKIFILYAVCFILFCLFLIIPTFLVIISTTDGTVVDISVSIVSTLIELALLPSLFLGIKRLHDLDKSAVWIILCVIPLINMLFFAYLCLIKGTDGDNKYGKDPLSLDL; via the coding sequence ATGAAAAATGCATCTCTAGAAGAACGATTTTTATCTACAAAAGGTCGCATAAATCGTAAAATATTTATCTTATATGCAGTATGTTTTATCTTATTTTGTCTATTTTTGATAATACCAACGTTTTTAGTGATTATCAGTACGACAGATGGGACAGTAGTTGATATTAGTGTAAGTATAGTATCTACATTGATTGAATTAGCATTATTACCTAGTTTATTTTTAGGAATTAAACGTTTGCATGATTTAGATAAATCGGCTGTATGGATAATTTTATGTGTAATTCCATTGATAAATATGCTATTTTTTGCTTATTTATGTTTAATAAAAGGGACTGATGGTGATAATAAATATGGAAAAGACCCTTTAAGTTTGGATTTATAA
- a CDS encoding AraC family transcriptional regulator: protein MEYQKKGYLTSYFKLFHLKDVQKIEIKAHYHEFDKIILFLSGKVKYNIEGQTYQLFPYDIVFVPHNCIHYPTISDTATYERIVLYIDPNYLKNKIDTTDKLDFCFNYTQEHNSYVMNLDNINENDILKQIQILESSFNDKGFAHELYSNLKFLEFMILINRAIINDNKNLTIHHKVSYDKTINSVIDYINEHLFTELNIDYLANHFFVSKYYLMRKFKLKTGYSIHQYILNKRLIVAKEKIKSGIALTQICFDCGFKDYSTFSRTFKQIFKQTPREFKKALNEKTDIYKEAKQYE from the coding sequence ATGGAATATCAAAAAAAAGGCTATTTAACATCTTATTTTAAATTATTTCATCTCAAAGATGTCCAAAAAATAGAAATCAAAGCACATTATCACGAATTTGATAAAATAATTTTATTCTTAAGTGGTAAAGTTAAATATAATATTGAAGGGCAAACTTATCAATTATTTCCCTATGATATTGTTTTTGTACCTCATAATTGTATTCATTATCCTACTATTAGCGATACAGCAACATATGAACGTATTGTCCTTTATATTGACCCTAATTATCTAAAAAATAAAATAGATACTACAGATAAATTAGATTTTTGTTTTAATTATACTCAAGAACATAATTCATATGTTATGAATTTAGACAATATCAATGAAAATGATATCTTGAAACAAATCCAAATTTTAGAAAGCTCCTTTAATGATAAAGGTTTTGCACATGAGTTATACAGTAATCTAAAATTCTTAGAATTTATGATTTTAATAAATAGAGCCATTATCAATGATAATAAAAATTTGACTATTCATCATAAAGTTTCCTATGATAAAACTATTAATTCTGTTATTGATTATATAAATGAACATTTATTTACAGAATTAAATATTGATTATCTAGCTAATCATTTTTTTGTAAGTAAATATTACTTAATGCGAAAATTTAAATTAAAAACAGGCTACAGTATTCATCAATATATATTAAATAAACGATTAATAGTGGCTAAAGAAAAGATTAAATCTGGAATAGCTTTAACTCAAATATGCTTTGACTGTGGTTTTAAAGACTATTCCACTTTTTCAAGAACCTTTAAACAAATTTTTAAACAAACACCGAGAGAATTCAAAAAAGCTCTTAATGAAAAAACTGATATATATAAAGAGGCTAAACAATATGAATAA